In the genome of Pelagibacterium nitratireducens, one region contains:
- a CDS encoding carboxylesterase/lipase family protein, which produces MSILRSLTIAMIAPCLALASHAVVAQDGPTVGLASGTVQGVGGDVVSFLGIPYATPPIDQLRWRAPEPAERWDGVLEATAFRPACMQQGDRVMSEDCLYLNVWAPEEALEEGSNLPVIVWVFGGSFHGGSGDIDGAPLASKGAIVVSMNYRVSTMGFMAHPGLSAESLSGVSGNYGLMDVTESLRWVKNNIHAFGGDPDRVTVWGLSSGASLLTALMASPLATNLFDQAILQSPGALRNWPGLDDAEAVGLGLGEDIDTLRALAATDIEHIRNVGGGTDFRDLAGTRVIGPALDGFVLPFSERQAFMEGRANMVPILIGSVTDEGGLFTRNYPIQTASEYADYLELPTIFGDDGAEALELYPVASDDDIGRAVADSFGDNQFVYGVRGVARAVAEAGLPVYRYMFTRQIDGADPTHGSDLAYSMGSQALEAAPYDASDLALSEAIMQAWVDFAATGNPNGGAISDWPAYDLENEPVYVLDSKFSTVNAPRSEQLDFMERRASVAQ; this is translated from the coding sequence ATGAGCATTTTGCGTTCCCTGACCATTGCGATGATCGCACCCTGCCTGGCGCTGGCCAGCCATGCCGTTGTTGCCCAGGACGGCCCGACCGTCGGACTGGCGTCCGGCACTGTGCAGGGCGTGGGCGGCGATGTCGTCAGTTTTCTCGGCATCCCCTACGCAACACCCCCGATCGACCAGTTGCGCTGGAGAGCGCCCGAACCGGCGGAACGCTGGGACGGAGTGCTCGAAGCCACCGCGTTCCGGCCGGCCTGCATGCAGCAGGGCGACCGAGTGATGAGCGAAGATTGCCTTTACCTCAATGTTTGGGCGCCGGAAGAGGCACTGGAGGAAGGCTCGAACCTGCCAGTGATCGTATGGGTATTCGGCGGCAGCTTTCACGGGGGTTCGGGGGATATCGACGGCGCGCCACTGGCCAGCAAGGGGGCCATTGTGGTGTCGATGAATTATCGCGTAAGCACCATGGGTTTCATGGCCCATCCGGGGCTTTCGGCCGAGTCGTTGAGCGGCGTCTCGGGCAATTACGGGCTCATGGACGTCACCGAGTCGCTGCGCTGGGTCAAAAACAACATCCATGCCTTTGGCGGCGATCCGGACCGGGTGACGGTGTGGGGGCTGTCGTCGGGCGCCAGCCTTCTGACTGCGCTCATGGCCTCTCCGCTCGCCACCAACCTTTTCGACCAGGCTATCCTTCAAAGCCCTGGCGCCTTGCGCAACTGGCCGGGTCTTGATGACGCCGAAGCTGTCGGCCTGGGACTGGGAGAGGATATCGACACGCTGCGGGCCCTTGCGGCAACGGATATCGAACATATCCGCAATGTGGGTGGCGGCACCGATTTCCGCGACCTTGCTGGCACGCGGGTGATCGGGCCGGCTCTGGACGGTTTCGTCCTGCCCTTCAGCGAACGCCAGGCTTTTATGGAAGGTCGGGCCAATATGGTTCCCATCCTTATCGGATCGGTGACCGATGAGGGGGGCCTCTTCACACGCAACTATCCGATCCAAACCGCTTCTGAGTATGCCGATTACCTTGAGCTGCCCACCATCTTTGGCGATGACGGGGCCGAAGCGCTCGAACTTTATCCGGTGGCATCGGACGATGACATCGGGCGGGCGGTGGCCGACAGCTTTGGTGACAACCAGTTCGTCTATGGCGTCCGGGGCGTGGCGCGAGCTGTCGCGGAAGCGGGGCTGCCGGTATACCGGTATATGTTCACGCGCCAGATCGATGGCGCGGACCCAACCCATGGCTCCGACCTTGCCTATTCCATGGGCAGCCAGGCACTGGAAGCCGCTCCTTATGACGCGTCCGACCTCGCGTTGTCAGAGGCCATTATGCAGGCATGGGTGGATTTCGCCGCAACCGGCAATCCCAACGGCGGTGCCATCTCCGACTGGCCGGCCTATGATCTGGAAAATGAACCTGTGTACGTGCTCGACAGCAAATTCAGCACGGTCAATGCGCCACGCAGCGAGCAGCTCGACTTCATGGAGCGGCGGGCGAGCGTTGCACAATAA
- a CDS encoding SDR family oxidoreductase: MAKWTALEIPPLTGRSAVITGTGGLGFEDALALARAGAEIILAGRNPQKGKAALDRIRNEVSGANISFEQLDLANLKSVEAFGVRLRQQRDSLDILINNAGVMVPPRRQLTEDGFELQFGTNYLGHFALTARLMPLLTRGSDPRVVSLSSIAARQGRVDLADLQSQAAYVPMQAYSQSKLACLMFAFELQRRSEAGGWGVSGFAAHPGVSRTDLLHNAPGRMSVSGITRSALWFLFQPAAQGALPTLYAATAPQAKPGAYYGPNGLSETRGHPAPAKIPPQATDRAVAERLWDVSEELTGVSFDSDGREPERAAQDTAPPSAL, encoded by the coding sequence ATGGCAAAATGGACAGCGTTGGAAATCCCCCCTCTCACCGGCCGCTCGGCCGTCATCACCGGGACCGGCGGCCTGGGGTTCGAGGACGCGCTGGCCCTGGCGCGCGCCGGCGCTGAAATCATCCTCGCCGGCCGCAACCCGCAAAAGGGCAAGGCTGCGCTCGACCGGATCAGGAACGAGGTCTCCGGTGCCAATATCAGCTTCGAGCAGCTTGATCTGGCCAACCTCAAATCGGTCGAAGCCTTCGGTGTCCGGCTGCGCCAGCAGCGCGACAGCCTCGATATCCTCATCAACAATGCCGGCGTCATGGTGCCGCCCCGGCGCCAGCTCACCGAAGACGGTTTCGAACTCCAGTTCGGCACCAATTATCTTGGCCATTTCGCTTTGACGGCCCGTCTCATGCCACTGCTGACCAGGGGTTCTGACCCGCGCGTGGTGTCCCTCTCCAGCATTGCCGCCCGTCAAGGAAGGGTCGATCTTGCCGATCTCCAATCGCAGGCCGCCTACGTCCCCATGCAGGCCTACAGCCAATCCAAGCTCGCCTGCCTGATGTTTGCCTTCGAGCTGCAACGCCGCTCCGAAGCGGGCGGCTGGGGCGTATCCGGCTTTGCCGCCCATCCCGGTGTCTCCCGCACCGACCTGCTGCACAACGCCCCCGGCCGCATGAGCGTTAGCGGCATAACGCGGTCCGCCCTGTGGTTCCTGTTCCAGCCCGCCGCCCAGGGCGCCCTCCCCACCCTCTACGCCGCCACCGCGCCGCAGGCAAAGCCCGGCGCCTATTACGGCCCGAACGGATTGAGCGAAACCCGCGGCCATCCCGCGCCAGCGAAAATTCCGCCCCAGGCCACCGACCGCGCGGTCGCCGAACGGCTCTGGGACGTGTCCGAAGAGCTCACGGGCGTCAGTTTCGACAGTGATGGGCGTGAACCGGAACGGGCGGCGCAAGATACTGCGCCGCCCTCCGCTCTCTGA
- a CDS encoding helix-turn-helix domain-containing protein produces the protein MTNAKEPRESGLREQKRKQTHARITEAGLRLFRAQGYEATTLDAIAAEAGISRRTFFHYFKSKDDILLSLQSGPGEALAAALAARHEGLTPFAAVRGAMLALVAQYPPDELIALDRLMRSSEAIQARKQASYARDEALVLEALRTHWPEKSDTHLRMVAMLAIGVSRVALDGWNKDGGRRPLADFLAEGFDAIEAVGGQQSG, from the coding sequence GTGACGAACGCAAAAGAGCCGCGCGAATCGGGTCTGCGCGAGCAAAAGCGCAAACAGACGCATGCGCGCATTACCGAGGCGGGACTGCGGCTGTTCCGGGCGCAGGGGTATGAGGCGACGACGCTGGACGCCATTGCCGCCGAGGCAGGAATTTCGCGCCGGACCTTTTTTCACTATTTCAAATCCAAGGACGACATTTTGCTCTCGCTGCAAAGCGGGCCGGGGGAGGCGCTAGCTGCGGCATTGGCCGCGCGGCACGAGGGGCTGACGCCGTTTGCGGCGGTGCGCGGGGCGATGCTGGCGCTGGTGGCGCAATACCCGCCCGACGAGTTGATTGCGCTCGACAGGCTGATGCGATCGAGCGAAGCGATCCAGGCGCGCAAACAGGCAAGCTACGCGCGCGACGAGGCGCTGGTTCTCGAAGCGTTGCGGACCCATTGGCCCGAAAAGAGCGACACCCATCTGCGGATGGTTGCCATGCTGGCCATCGGAGTGTCGCGGGTGGCGCTGGATGGATGGAACAAGGATGGCGGGCGACGGCCGCTCGCCGATTTTCTGGCCGAGGGGTTCGATGCCATCGAAGCGGTGGGCGGGCAACAAAGCGGTTGA
- a CDS encoding division plane positioning ATPase MipZ has product MKQAGAHIIAVGNEKGGSGKSTTSLHLAVYLLHLGFRVGTVDVDSRQQTLTRYVRNRRASAEARGRDVPMPKHLYIPTAWGDSISENQAAEREIFDRSVTGLRKEVDFIVIDTPGFDCNLARAALEIADTLVTPLNDSMIDLDVLARIDEQSGQPIQTSPYSRNVQKARAERLEHTGQTIDWVLVRNRIAQLGSRNASEVQQTIEMVAERLGCRVAEGIAERVIFRSLFKLGMTVFDPLDAETLGAAPSMSHVNARQEYRRLVAAMRLPVGLPVPEADNGATAAGVERRSA; this is encoded by the coding sequence ATGAAGCAGGCAGGCGCGCATATCATTGCTGTGGGCAATGAAAAGGGTGGGTCGGGCAAATCGACGACCTCGCTGCATCTGGCGGTCTATCTGCTCCATCTCGGGTTTCGCGTGGGGACCGTCGACGTGGACAGCCGTCAGCAGACGCTGACGCGCTATGTGCGCAACCGGCGAGCCAGCGCTGAGGCGCGTGGGCGCGACGTGCCGATGCCCAAGCACCTTTATATCCCGACGGCCTGGGGGGATTCGATTTCGGAAAACCAGGCGGCCGAGCGCGAGATTTTCGACCGCTCGGTTACGGGATTGCGCAAGGAGGTCGATTTCATCGTGATCGACACGCCGGGGTTCGACTGCAACCTGGCGCGGGCAGCGCTGGAGATTGCCGATACGCTGGTGACCCCGCTCAACGATTCGATGATCGATCTGGACGTTCTGGCCCGCATCGACGAACAGAGCGGGCAGCCGATCCAGACCAGCCCCTATTCGCGAAACGTGCAAAAGGCGCGCGCCGAGCGGCTGGAGCACACGGGCCAGACGATCGACTGGGTGCTGGTACGCAACCGGATTGCGCAACTGGGCTCACGCAACGCCAGCGAGGTGCAGCAGACCATCGAGATGGTCGCCGAGCGGTTGGGGTGCCGGGTGGCCGAGGGGATCGCCGAGCGGGTGATCTTTCGCTCGCTGTTCAAACTGGGCATGACCGTGTTCGACCCGCTGGACGCCGAGACGCTGGGGGCAGCGCCCTCGATGTCGCATGTCAATGCGCGGCAGGAATATCGGCGGCTGGTGGCGGCGATGCGGCTGCCGGTGGGCCTGCCGGTGCCCGAGGCGGACAATGGAGCGACCGCGGCGGGAGTCGAGCGGCGTTCGGCTTAG
- a CDS encoding nucleotidyltransferase family protein: MEPVSLSRSAVVAYQDLLRLHLDERAASLMGSIEERHRNGRVYLYERFRIGTEMVSRYLGEDRPELRARLEKAETLKQQSEGRRQRMSQLARTLRAEGLLTTDRDTGSLLLAFSRAGVFRLGGTLVGTSAYGLYQGELGARMDAEELAQTGDIDIASFGRLSVALDDTVEESPADILNVLKFDPVPGINDRQVWRWRQSHSDAIVEFLTPAFGEESVKPLPALGVSAQGLNYLNFLLADPIQAVALYRSGVLVQVPRPERFAIHKLIVADRRQGGPDQIKARKDRAQAAFLVAVLAQDRPDDLAEAYEDALSRGPRWRERIGASLKRMPETAGVMKGLG; the protein is encoded by the coding sequence ATGGAACCGGTATCTCTGAGCCGCTCGGCGGTGGTGGCCTATCAGGATCTCTTGCGCCTTCATCTCGATGAGCGGGCGGCGAGCCTTATGGGCAGTATCGAGGAGCGGCACCGCAACGGGCGGGTCTATCTTTACGAGCGGTTCCGGATCGGGACCGAGATGGTAAGCCGGTATCTGGGCGAGGACAGGCCGGAGCTGCGGGCGCGGCTGGAAAAGGCCGAAACCCTGAAACAGCAATCGGAGGGGCGCCGGCAGCGGATGAGCCAACTGGCGCGGACGCTGCGGGCAGAAGGGCTTTTGACGACCGACCGGGACACCGGCTCGCTGCTGCTTGCCTTTTCGAGGGCGGGAGTGTTCCGGTTGGGGGGAACGCTGGTGGGCACTTCAGCCTATGGGCTCTATCAGGGCGAACTCGGGGCGCGCATGGATGCCGAGGAGCTGGCGCAGACCGGCGATATCGATATCGCCAGTTTCGGGCGGCTTTCGGTGGCGCTGGACGATACCGTGGAGGAAAGCCCTGCCGACATTCTCAATGTGCTCAAATTCGATCCCGTGCCGGGGATCAACGACCGGCAGGTGTGGCGATGGCGGCAGAGCCATTCGGACGCCATTGTGGAGTTTTTGACGCCCGCCTTCGGGGAGGAAAGCGTCAAGCCGCTGCCCGCCTTGGGGGTGAGCGCGCAGGGGCTCAATTATCTCAACTTCCTGCTTGCCGACCCGATCCAAGCGGTTGCGCTCTACCGCTCGGGGGTTCTGGTGCAGGTTCCGCGGCCGGAACGCTTTGCCATTCACAAGCTCATCGTGGCCGACCGGCGCCAGGGCGGGCCGGACCAGATCAAGGCGCGCAAGGACCGGGCGCAGGCGGCGTTTCTGGTGGCGGTTCTGGCGCAGGACCGGCCCGACGATCTCGCCGAAGCCTATGAGGATGCCCTATCGCGCGGCCCGCGCTGGCGCGAGCGGATCGGGGCGAGCTTGAAGCGGATGCCGGAAACGGCGGGGGTGATGAAGGGATTGGGGTGA
- a CDS encoding RDD family protein — translation MADWYFAAEGAPDGPHNEEAIRGLFLSGRLNGDTLVWSEGMQQWALLRLQKPFQNLRVPPPPLPPQEPMVKDIPAPSAAAPVVEKVEPKPLPISRNSWAPVRDEPVASEDEKPDGWGEPIFVPAAERHELSQNSPWSRYFARALDLTITSYLAGLGVGYALAYLQPSLYLQLVSQQAQVQNLLLLPVALILNGIVTGIFGTTIGKSVMALRFTYLAGHLGLVGQIVRELKVWIQGLAFGIPIVSIFSGVFQYRRVTRGLPASYDEGIVLVKQDDMPGWRRAIGMLFCALVFVGGIAYSVWPEPVNYSPPSPASVITMEWTNPNTDKRVMLPAGWTASAEDNGQGATVYVFNNADGTKQAIFGAEDEVAGVTDLVTYGRALKAGVAGTMTFGDFAQTQTPGVLRADGTFDSEGWRASMLITKVGTTFWRIVSIDTAAAGGDVTVPALAAALWSTTK, via the coding sequence TTGGCCGACTGGTATTTCGCCGCGGAGGGGGCGCCCGATGGTCCGCACAATGAAGAAGCCATTCGCGGCCTTTTTCTATCGGGCCGGTTGAATGGCGACACTCTCGTCTGGAGCGAGGGCATGCAACAATGGGCATTGCTCCGGCTGCAGAAGCCGTTTCAGAACCTTCGCGTCCCACCGCCACCGTTGCCGCCTCAAGAGCCAATGGTGAAGGACATTCCAGCGCCCTCGGCTGCGGCTCCCGTGGTTGAGAAGGTGGAGCCGAAGCCTTTGCCTATTTCCCGCAATTCTTGGGCACCCGTGAGGGACGAGCCTGTCGCGTCCGAAGACGAGAAACCCGATGGTTGGGGCGAGCCGATTTTCGTTCCGGCCGCCGAGCGGCACGAGCTGAGCCAGAACAGCCCTTGGTCTCGCTATTTCGCTCGGGCACTGGATCTGACTATCACCAGCTATCTTGCAGGCTTGGGCGTCGGCTATGCCTTGGCTTACCTGCAACCGAGCCTCTACTTGCAGCTTGTGAGTCAACAGGCTCAGGTCCAAAACCTGCTCCTGTTGCCGGTCGCATTGATCCTCAACGGAATCGTGACCGGCATCTTCGGCACAACGATCGGCAAGTCGGTAATGGCGCTGCGGTTCACCTACCTCGCCGGCCACCTCGGTCTGGTGGGTCAGATCGTCCGCGAACTCAAGGTATGGATTCAAGGCCTCGCCTTCGGCATTCCGATCGTGTCGATCTTCTCCGGCGTCTTCCAATACCGCCGTGTAACTAGGGGTCTGCCGGCGAGCTACGACGAAGGAATCGTGCTGGTGAAGCAGGACGATATGCCTGGATGGCGTCGCGCCATCGGGATGCTCTTTTGCGCCTTGGTCTTCGTTGGTGGGATCGCGTACAGCGTCTGGCCCGAGCCCGTTAACTATAGCCCACCCAGTCCGGCTTCGGTCATCACGATGGAGTGGACCAACCCAAACACCGATAAGCGCGTGATGTTGCCGGCAGGTTGGACCGCTTCGGCTGAGGACAATGGCCAAGGTGCAACGGTCTACGTCTTCAACAATGCAGACGGCACGAAGCAGGCGATCTTCGGCGCAGAGGATGAGGTTGCCGGCGTCACCGACTTGGTAACCTACGGCAGGGCACTCAAGGCTGGCGTCGCGGGCACGATGACCTTCGGAGACTTTGCCCAAACGCAAACACCGGGCGTTCTGCGCGCGGACGGCACCTTCGACAGCGAAGGCTGGCGCGCATCGATGCTTATCACCAAGGTTGGCACCACGTTCTGGCGCATCGTCAGCATCGACACTGCCGCCGCTGGAGGCGACGTGACCGTACCCGCTCTCGCAGCAGCACTGTGGAGCACGACGAAGTAA
- a CDS encoding winged helix-turn-helix transcriptional regulator codes for MTKFSHEQIAEAQRQSELTPPDHVDPRIEALVTALIGRVADKWTMLVLEILAEKGTLRFTQLAREIGNVSQKMLTQTLRGMERDGLVERTVHPVVPPKVEYKLTPLGLSLGAAFCGVWIWAAQNLDAVEQARDTFDTRIEK; via the coding sequence ATCACCAAGTTCTCTCATGAGCAGATTGCGGAAGCGCAGCGTCAATCGGAACTGACGCCACCCGATCATGTCGACCCACGGATCGAGGCCTTGGTGACCGCACTGATTGGCCGGGTAGCGGATAAGTGGACCATGCTGGTGCTGGAAATACTGGCCGAGAAGGGAACATTGCGCTTTACCCAGCTTGCCCGAGAAATTGGCAATGTCAGCCAGAAGATGCTCACGCAGACCCTGAGGGGCATGGAGCGCGACGGCTTGGTTGAGCGCACCGTCCATCCTGTGGTTCCGCCAAAGGTCGAGTACAAGTTGACGCCCCTGGGACTGTCGCTCGGAGCAGCCTTTTGCGGCGTTTGGATATGGGCGGCACAAAATCTTGACGCGGTGGAGCAAGCCCGCGACACGTTCGACACAAGAATCGAGAAGTAA
- a CDS encoding SDR family oxidoreductase, with the protein MKGAQMKLSGRTILITGGSSGIGYEFATQLLARGNRVIVTGRNQAAMDKAKAQLPQLETIRSDVDDVAAIRALCDDLITRFPKLDTLINNAGIMRIIKLGEGIDLDELTDEVDINLNGTMRMTELLLPHLKRHRNGLIVNVSSGLAFVPMPISPAYSAAKAGVHAYTRCLRAQMADTALTVVELAPPLTETPLYQAEFSRRMNGQRGMPVVTLVKKAIAGIEAGKTEIRPGQANALKIASRIAPGLIFRALSRVT; encoded by the coding sequence ATGAAAGGCGCCCAAATGAAACTATCTGGCAGAACCATCCTGATCACCGGTGGAAGCAGTGGCATTGGATATGAATTCGCCACCCAGTTGCTCGCCAGGGGCAACCGGGTGATAGTCACCGGACGAAATCAGGCCGCAATGGACAAGGCTAAGGCGCAATTGCCCCAGCTAGAAACGATCCGCAGCGATGTGGACGATGTCGCTGCCATACGCGCACTCTGTGATGACCTTATCACCCGCTTTCCCAAACTCGATACTCTGATCAACAACGCAGGGATCATGCGCATCATCAAGCTCGGCGAGGGCATTGACCTTGATGAGTTGACCGATGAAGTGGACATAAATCTCAATGGCACAATGCGGATGACCGAGCTGCTGCTGCCTCACCTCAAGCGGCATCGCAATGGGCTGATCGTCAATGTGTCCTCGGGACTGGCGTTTGTTCCGATGCCGATCTCACCGGCATATTCGGCAGCAAAGGCTGGTGTACACGCCTACACACGCTGCCTTCGCGCGCAGATGGCAGACACCGCCCTTACGGTTGTGGAACTGGCACCGCCACTGACTGAAACACCGCTCTATCAAGCAGAATTCTCGCGCAGGATGAATGGGCAGCGCGGCATGCCTGTCGTGACTTTGGTGAAAAAGGCCATAGCTGGCATCGAAGCGGGCAAAACGGAGATCCGTCCGGGTCAAGCCAACGCCTTAAAGATTGCAAGCAGGATCGCCCCGGGCCTGATATTTCGAGCTCTGAGCCGGGTTACTTAA
- a CDS encoding AraC family transcriptional regulator, giving the protein MPGRSTIPDQSYALDTTWRTLLKDLGIPAADVLRQAGLPDDLLLNPTVRLSSAEYYRLWNAIECATTGAPLPIRVLDAIKAETFSPLLFAALCSPNLVTALQRVAKYKKLIGPMDLVITENQDRVTVEFRWLDTPHRPPDSLVLMELLFVVALARMGTRHPIRPLAVTTSVCPTDAWAYEEFLRIPISPSDTHAVSFSGSDAIHPFVTGNDWLWDTYEPELRTRLSNLQELAGFSTRVRAVLNETIPSGTLDMETVARRLGLSKRTLQRNMAAEGTSFQAVVQEVREKLARHYLSKTKLPAAEISFLLGFDEPNSFYRAFRRWTGMTPESLRR; this is encoded by the coding sequence TTGCCGGGACGATCGACAATCCCAGACCAGAGCTATGCCCTCGACACCACCTGGCGCACCCTGCTCAAGGATCTCGGCATTCCCGCTGCCGATGTCCTGCGCCAGGCGGGCTTGCCCGATGATCTGCTTCTCAACCCGACCGTTCGCCTGTCATCGGCGGAATATTATCGCCTGTGGAATGCGATAGAGTGCGCGACGACCGGGGCGCCATTGCCCATTCGCGTTCTCGACGCCATCAAGGCAGAGACGTTTTCGCCCTTACTGTTCGCCGCGCTCTGCAGCCCCAATCTGGTCACCGCTCTACAGCGCGTTGCCAAGTATAAGAAGCTGATCGGCCCCATGGACCTCGTGATCACCGAGAACCAAGATCGTGTGACTGTCGAGTTCAGGTGGCTCGATACGCCGCATCGGCCACCGGATTCCCTGGTATTGATGGAATTACTGTTCGTCGTGGCCTTGGCGCGAATGGGCACGCGCCACCCGATCCGCCCGCTGGCAGTGACCACGTCCGTCTGCCCAACCGATGCATGGGCTTACGAAGAGTTCCTGCGTATTCCCATATCACCAAGTGACACTCACGCGGTCTCGTTCAGCGGGTCTGACGCCATACACCCGTTCGTCACAGGCAATGACTGGCTATGGGATACATATGAGCCCGAGCTGCGTACGCGCCTGTCTAACCTACAGGAACTGGCGGGTTTTTCGACCCGCGTGCGGGCAGTTCTGAACGAGACGATCCCAAGTGGAACTTTGGACATGGAGACTGTCGCAAGGCGGTTAGGCCTGAGCAAGCGTACCCTGCAGCGAAACATGGCGGCAGAAGGCACGAGTTTCCAAGCTGTTGTGCAGGAAGTTCGCGAAAAGCTGGCCCGCCACTACCTGTCCAAAACCAAGCTACCGGCCGCAGAAATTTCGTTTTTGCTCGGCTTTGACGAGCCCAACTCGTTTTATCGGGCTTTTCGTCGATGGACAGGAATGACCCCCGAAAGCCTCAGGCGATAG
- a CDS encoding SDR family oxidoreductase encodes MSKTVLITGASSGLGRQTAKFFHAKGWNVVATMRGPDRETELNQLDRTIVTRLDVQDPASIDSAVEAALDRFGALDVLINNAGYGAYGPLEATPIDSIRRQFEVNVLGLLATTRAVLPTFRTNRRGTIVNISSVGGRLAFPLGSLYHGTKFAVEGISEALQYELSAIGARVKVVEPGGMRTEFAGRSFELNNDATMSEYQPLAQSLFDLLGPMLEQGSTPEAIAEIVYAAAIDSSDRLCFEAGPDAVSMLAQRRATDDDAFYAGMKQQFGLA; translated from the coding sequence ATGAGCAAAACCGTCCTCATCACCGGAGCCTCGAGCGGCCTCGGACGGCAAACAGCCAAATTTTTCCACGCCAAGGGTTGGAACGTCGTCGCCACCATGCGTGGTCCCGATCGCGAGACCGAACTCAACCAGCTTGATCGGACCATCGTCACTCGGCTCGACGTGCAGGACCCCGCGTCCATCGACAGCGCGGTGGAGGCAGCTCTGGATCGTTTCGGCGCTTTGGATGTTTTGATCAACAACGCCGGCTATGGAGCTTACGGGCCGCTGGAAGCCACGCCGATCGACAGTATCCGCCGACAGTTCGAAGTTAATGTTTTGGGCCTGCTGGCCACGACACGTGCGGTCTTGCCGACTTTTCGCACCAATCGCCGGGGGACGATCGTCAACATCTCTTCGGTGGGCGGTCGCTTGGCCTTTCCACTTGGCAGCCTCTATCATGGCACGAAATTCGCTGTCGAAGGCATTTCCGAAGCTCTTCAATATGAGCTGTCTGCCATCGGCGCTCGTGTAAAAGTGGTCGAGCCCGGCGGCATGCGCACCGAATTTGCCGGCCGCTCTTTCGAATTGAACAACGACGCGACAATGAGCGAGTACCAGCCCTTGGCCCAGTCGTTGTTCGACCTGCTCGGCCCGATGCTCGAACAGGGCTCGACACCCGAAGCGATTGCCGAGATCGTCTATGCCGCTGCCATCGATAGTTCAGACCGCCTGTGCTTCGAAGCCGGACCCGATGCCGTGTCCATGCTTGCCCAGCGACGAGCAACCGACGATGATGCATTCTATGCGGGCATGAAGCAGCAATTCGGTCTCGCCTGA